The following are from one region of the Phycisphaeraceae bacterium genome:
- a CDS encoding dihydroorotase → MESILLQGGRVIDPANGTDRVADVSIRDGRIDRVEPGVSTGSHDRVINCRDMIVTPGLVDPHVHLRDPGQTHKEDIETGTRAAAFGGFTTVCCMPNTSPALDTPETLELVASRAARRAHCRVFCVAAATKGRKGEELAEIALLADAGAVGFSDDGDAIADSGMMLRALRAIAPTGKAFMQHCQDPSLTRGSSMHSGEVSARQGLVGWPRVAEEIIIERDIRLVRESGCPYHVQHMSSGGSVDLIRRARGAGLPVSAEASPHHLLLTHESCEGFNTSAKMNPPLRERADVDALLAGIAEGVITVLATDHAPHTDEEKALPFEAAPFGIIGLQTALPLYIRALIGPGVIGWPRLIELMTLEPARLCRLDSCGIGTLSKGAAADVTVIDPDASWTIRRDELPGRSRNTPFDGWDVRGRAAFTVVGGRIAHAAG, encoded by the coding sequence ATGGAATCCATCCTTCTCCAAGGCGGGCGGGTGATCGACCCCGCGAACGGCACCGATCGCGTGGCAGATGTCTCGATCCGGGATGGGCGGATCGACCGCGTCGAGCCGGGGGTCTCGACCGGATCGCACGATCGGGTCATCAACTGCCGCGACATGATCGTAACCCCCGGCCTCGTCGATCCGCATGTTCACCTTCGCGACCCGGGCCAGACCCACAAGGAAGACATCGAGACCGGCACGCGCGCGGCGGCCTTCGGCGGGTTCACGACCGTCTGCTGCATGCCCAACACCTCCCCGGCGCTCGACACGCCCGAGACCCTCGAGCTCGTCGCGTCACGGGCGGCCAGGCGGGCGCACTGCCGCGTGTTCTGCGTCGCCGCGGCGACGAAGGGGCGCAAAGGCGAGGAACTCGCCGAGATCGCGCTGCTCGCCGACGCCGGCGCCGTCGGGTTCAGCGACGACGGCGACGCGATCGCCGATTCGGGCATGATGCTGCGCGCGCTCCGCGCGATCGCGCCGACCGGCAAGGCGTTCATGCAGCACTGCCAGGACCCCTCGCTCACGCGTGGCTCATCGATGCACTCGGGCGAGGTGTCCGCGCGTCAGGGGCTGGTCGGCTGGCCGCGCGTCGCGGAGGAGATCATCATCGAGCGCGACATCCGGCTCGTGCGTGAGAGCGGATGCCCGTACCACGTCCAGCACATGAGCAGCGGCGGGTCGGTCGACCTGATCCGGCGGGCGCGCGGCGCGGGCCTGCCCGTGTCGGCCGAAGCGTCTCCCCACCACCTGCTGCTCACACACGAGTCGTGCGAAGGCTTCAACACCAGCGCGAAGATGAACCCGCCTCTGCGAGAGCGGGCGGATGTCGACGCGCTGCTGGCAGGCATCGCCGAAGGCGTGATCACCGTGCTCGCGACCGATCACGCCCCGCACACCGATGAAGAGAAGGCGTTGCCCTTCGAGGCCGCCCCGTTCGGCATCATCGGCCTGCAGACCGCGCTCCCGCTCTATATCCGCGCGCTGATCGGGCCGGGCGTGATCGGCTGGCCGCGTCTGATCGAGCTGATGACTCTGGAGCCGGCGCGCCTGTGCAGGCTCGATTCCTGCGGCATCGGCACGCTCTCCAAGGGCGCCGCGGCCGATGTGACCGTCATCGATCCCGACGCGAGCTGGACGATCCGGCGCGATGAGCTGCCGGGGCGCTCCCGCAACACGCCGTTCGACGGGTGGGATGTGCGAGGCCGGGCGGCGTTCACGGTCGTCGGGGGGCGGATCGCCCACGCGGCGGGGTGA
- the pyrH gene encoding UMP kinase: MPDPRRKPFNRVLLKLSGEAFCAPGQMGVDSAELELIAREVVSAVQTGAQVAVVVGGGNIIRGATLAEAGHIPRSTADHMGMLGTVINGLALKEMLGTLGQPARCMTAIDIPAVAEPFIRGRAIRHLEKGHVVVLAAGTGNPFFTTDTCAALRATEMECQVVLKATKVDGVYTADPKKDPTATRFDSLTFDEALSRGLKIMDATALAMCKEQKLPVLVFDFKKKGNIRRVVEGESIGTVIHA, encoded by the coding sequence ATGCCCGACCCTCGACGCAAACCGTTCAACCGTGTCCTCCTCAAGCTCTCCGGCGAGGCGTTCTGCGCCCCGGGCCAGATGGGCGTCGATTCTGCGGAACTCGAGCTCATCGCACGGGAGGTCGTCTCAGCGGTGCAGACCGGCGCCCAGGTCGCCGTGGTCGTCGGGGGCGGGAACATCATCCGTGGGGCGACGCTGGCGGAGGCGGGGCACATCCCCCGCTCGACGGCGGACCACATGGGCATGCTGGGCACGGTCATCAACGGGCTGGCGCTGAAAGAGATGCTGGGCACGCTTGGCCAGCCCGCGCGCTGCATGACGGCGATCGACATCCCCGCCGTCGCCGAGCCGTTCATCCGGGGGCGGGCGATCCGGCACCTCGAGAAGGGCCATGTCGTGGTCCTGGCGGCGGGCACCGGCAATCCGTTCTTCACGACCGACACCTGCGCCGCCCTCCGCGCGACGGAGATGGAGTGCCAGGTCGTCCTGAAAGCGACGAAAGTCGACGGCGTCTACACCGCGGACCCCAAGAAAGATCCGACGGCGACGCGGTTCGACAGCCTGACCTTCGACGAGGCCCTCTCACGCGGGCTGAAGATCATGGACGCGACGGCGCTGGCGATGTGCAAGGAGCAAAAGCTCCCGGTGCTGGTCTTCGACTTTAAGAAGAAAGGCAACATCCGGCGCGTCGTCGAGGGCGAGTCGATCGGCACGGTGATACATGCTTGA